The genomic region ATATGTCGGCGTTCTTTTTGTTTGCCAGCTTCGCCAGTGCGATTGCCCTGCTGGCCTCGGGCCATCTCGGAATGCGTGAGGTAATGCTGTTTGTCGTCACGTTTCCTGGCGTACTGGCTGGCTTTCTGCTATCTGGCCTATTGGTAAACCGGGTACCCTTCGGCGGTCTGCGGCCCATTATCCTAGGCATAGCAGCCGTGGCTGGCGCTGCTGCGGTCATTAGAGGTATCTGGACCTACTGATTTTTCAACACCTCGACTAGATTCGCGACGGAAGTCGCTCCTACGATCTGGGTTAGAGCTTTAACTACTTTTTCATGTTGTTCCACATTAACCGGTACGCCAGGGCTGCGGTGGAGCGGGGAGCAAAATGGCTGACTGCGCTGCGATGTTCGCCCATGCGTTCGACATCGCTGGCGTAAGGAATGTACCCCACCAACAACCGTTTGAGTGCTTTCAGTGGCGTGTCCAGAAACTCCCGGTGCAGGCTCTTACGTCGGTCCACCATGGACAGGAACGGCGCGAATTTCTTCTTGTCGAGGTTCCTGTCGGTAATAAAGGCCTGCTGCTGTTCCCAACTGTTCATAGAAAGCCAGGTCGGAATCAGCGGCACATAGATTTTGTTGGCGACGGCAAAAACCTCTTCCGCCAGAGTGGAAACTTACAAAACGGCGAAGACATTTATTTGTCGTTCTGGGCCATTCATCTTCAATGCTGCGACTGAGGGTCATGATTTCGCCTTAGACTTTAGTCCTGAAAATTGTCGTTTTTTATGTAACCAAACACGACTATCAATGACTTAGCCTGATCCGTCATTTCGGCATCTTGTAAGCATGGCAAGGCTCGACTAGTTTGACGGTTCTTACCTTACATTGACTGATTCCATCGCCTTGACCATGAGTGTTGGAGTGGCGGAATTCGGGCCGGATGGAAACGAACTCAAGGCGCTGCTTTCAGTTGCCGACCACCGGCTCTATCAAGGCAAAGCCGAAGGCCACAACCGCGTAATCTGGCGCCTCGCCAGCCAGCAGGAACTTTCCTTCAGCAGCGCTCCAACAGCTGAAGCCTCCTGATCCTGAGGCTCACGGACAAACTAATTCAGATAGACTGCTCCAAGTGTCGCCAACCGGTCACCCTGCTCATTCAGCAAGGTCATCCGGTCGCCCTCAATAACAAGGTCCGCGGTATTCTTCATCGCATCCAGCATCAGACCTTCGGTGGTGTCGCCAGAGCATGCCATACGCGTTGAAGCCATGGCCAGAAAACCGAGCTTGCCCTCGCTGACACTGTATTCTCCCATTAGACTATTGCAGCCGGTATGCCCCACCACCTGGCCGTCGTCGCGAAAAATCAGATGGGGTTATTGTTGATTGTCCTGAACACGAACCTCTTCGTCATCAACTTCCAGCAACTTCCAGCAACTTCCAGCAACTTCCAGTAAGTATTGGTCAGGCTGGTTTCATGGACCAGTATCGCCAACAGTTACCCAACCTGGAAACAGCGTTTGTGGGGTCTGGCCTGCACTACATTCAGGAAGACCAACCACAGAAAATTGGCCAGGCTATCGCTCAATGGATGGACCGTTGCGGGTTGTGACTGACTGGCCGGTGGCTCGTTAACCTGGCCCCAAGCCAGATTCTTGCCAGCATGATGCCGCTCCACATGCGTCTGGGGTTACACCGACACCCTGCGCCTCCAGCGCGTCAATATGGGCTCGCAGTTTTGAGGATGCTGTCTTGGGGATATCTAGGTGAGCCATTCTGAGATCTCCTTTCCTGAAAGGTGGGCGTTTGCCCAGTGTGGACCCATAAGTGCGGGTCATGGGTGATATACATCAATCTGACGGAGGAGAAAGCACGTTCAGGACATCAGCACCCCTCGAAGCTCAAGGCTACATCCCTGCTTTCACACCTTGACCACAGTATTTGCCAAAATTCTGATATTTGTTAGCGTAAAAGAATGTCGATATCCATGAAATGACCGACGCTGGTTCAATATCAGAAAAATTAACCGGACATCGTGATCACATGGTTTCAATAATCAGGAGAACACCATGACTCTGATAAAAACAATGACCGGCTCTCTTCTTGCAGTGGCATTAGCACTCCCGGTCATGGCTGCGGATACACCATACAAGGGCGATGGCCATATCATGATCACTCCCGATGAGCTTGAGTGGGGTCCCGTCGGCTCCATGACGGGCGATGCGAAAATCGCCGTGATCGAGGGCGACCTTTCCAAAAAAATCCCGTTCACCTTCCGGCTCAAGCTGCCGGCCAACTACACACTGGACCCGCACATTCACTCGGAATATGAACGGGTTACCGTGCTTTCCGGCACCCTGAATTTCGGTCATGGCAAAACGTTCAATGCCGGCGAAACCCAGGCGCTCACACCGGGCAGCGTGGCTATCATGGCACCCGGCGAGCCCATGTTCGGCCACTCCGGGGATGAAGAGACCATCATTCAGCTGCATGGCACGGGACCCTGGGGTATTGAATACATCAATCCTGAACACGATCCCCGTAAGTAATCCATCGGCCTGCGCAGGGCGGCTCCCTTTGAGGACGCCCTTGCCAGCACTGGCAAACGACCGATTCGAAGTATTCGAAGGAGATCAACACAGCAATGACATCCAGACAGGATCTGTTCGAGGGTACGCAGCCGGTATTCACACAGGTGCCACCGATGGTCCCTCGCTCAATCAGCGTGATACGCGCGCCGCGCTCGGCCGCTTTCAGCGCCGCCGCCATGGCAAGAAACCCGAACGTTCGTATTGAGCCGGCCTGGAAGGTCTCCCACCTGTATGGCATGCCCTGCGCCTTCTACCACCAGCTGCCGGCCGCCTGGTACCTTGCGGCACGTTTCAATGATGATTTCGAAAATGCGGTACTCCACGCCATCAATGGCGGCGGCCAGAATCAGTCCCAGGCCATGCTGACCGGGGCGCTGGTGGGCGCGCAGGTGGGCCTTGCCGGTATTCCGCAGCGGTTACTGGACGGCCTTGAACGCGCAGATGAACTGCAGCAACTGGCCCATACCCTGGCCTCGCAAATGCAGACTTGACGTTGCGCCCGTGAATAAGGCACAAAGCAATCTTATGAACGTCAGGTTCTGAGACTGTTCATACTCGCCTACAAAACTGTGCCATCAGGAGGCATCCGCATGAATCATGAATCAAAGTCCGGAGAGAGCTCACGTCTCATCAACGCCCTTGCCGGCGGCTGGGTCGCAGATGCGGCCAGTCTTGGTCTGCACTGGCTCTATGACAGTCAACGCATCCATGAGGTTGGCGGCCAATCACCTGAATTCCTGCCGCCCCGGGCCGACTATTTCAAAGGTGGGTTTGGGTATTTTGCCCATGAGGGCAAACACTCCGGTGACACCAGCCATTATGGCGCCGCCACACGGGTACTGACAGACAGCCTGCTGGCCAGTGAAGGGGCTCTGGATATCCGCGATTACCAGCGGCGCTTTCGCGCTTTCTTTGGCCCCGGCGGCCTCTGGCAGGGTTATATTGACAACCCGACCCGGGTCACTCTGAACAACCTGAGCGCCATCGAACAGAAAGCCATTGAGCAGGCGCAATCGACCACCACTGCCGAACTGACCGTTAAACAAAAGCGCGTGCTGGTGCAGAAGGTTTTGCCCTACACCCGGCACCTGAGCGGCGATCAACTGGCGGAACCGGTCCGCAAAGCCTGGCAAACGCCCGTTCCGGTTCCTCGCTGGACGCGCCAGGTGCCGGCGACACCTACGGACGCACCTGCTACCTGGGCGAAGCCATGCCGGTGATCTTTCATATCCTGAGCCATGCCGACAGTTTTACTGAGGCCGTTCGCGCCAATATCCATTGCGGGGGTGATTCCTGCGGGCGGGCCTGGATCATCGGGCCGGCGATGGCAGTCCTGCACGGCGTTGGCGGGGAACGCGGCATTCCTCTGAGCTGGCTGGCCCGGGTAACCGATGCCCCTGCGATCCTCACGGATATTGAGGCACTGGTTAACCAAACCTGGACACCGAAAGAGCAGAACCATGAACAATCCGGTTGTCCGGCGCATTGAGAATGCGCTCTAGGGCGCCTTCATCGGCGATGCGCTTGCCAGGCCGGTCATTGGTTCTATTCGCCCGAACGCATTCGTGAGCGGTTTACCGGAGGCTTAGACCGGTATTTTTCGGCCCCGCATCCCCATCCGATTAGGGTCTGTTGACAATTCACATCGGCAGCCAGAGAAATGCGCAAGCCAATGACACGATGCTCTCATAATGACGAGTCAGTTTGTCATATCGGGTGGCGACGGCCCGATAATGCTTGAGTCTGGCAAACGCGTTCTCCACCAGATGCCTGAGCTTGTACAACGGCCAGTCGAGTCCCTTGTTGCCCTTGATCGAATTTTTCTTTCTGGGAATAATAACGCTCATTCCGAGGGCTTCTCCCTTGTCACGTATTATCTGGCTGTCGTAGCCTTTATCCGCTATCAGCACCTGCGCAGCGTCAATTTTTTCGATGAGTGTTGGCGCTTCAGTGCAGTCATTGATGTGACCGCCTGTCATGGTGAACACCTCCGGCAGGCCGTAAGCATTCACCGCCAGATGCACCTTGGAGGTGTTGCCAGCCCAGCTTTTACCGATATTCTCGTCGTAGCCACCCGCGGCTCCGGCACTGTGCTGGTGTGCTTTCACATAGCGGCCATCAATGAAGACCCATTCCAGATCGGAGTCTGTTTTCAGCACGTTGAAGAGCTTTTTCCAGATGCCTTTTTTTCGACCAGTGATTGAAGACTTTGTAGACAGAATTCCATTTTCCGAAAGGGTCTGGCAGATCTCTCCAGGGCACACCGGTCCGCATTCTGAACAGAATGCCTTCGACTGTTTTGCGCAGACCTGCCTTGTTATACAGACTGAATTGAAGCAATATTTCTCTTAGCTTGGACCACAGCTCCTCTGTGAGCCTGTATCTGGGCATTGCGGGCTCGTATGATTGTTGTTGTGGAACTTCATTATACGAACTTGCTCTTACCTTTCAAAGACTTACGAGCAATTGTCAACAGACCCTAGCGTAATTCGGGAAAGTTAGCTCGCAGGTTCAGGGCCCAGTCGTAGTTGATGAACTTTATATTCGATGTTCCAACACCCGCTTCCACCACTGCGGAATCCGCCCATTCCTCAATAAAAGCCTTTGTGGAACCGGATGCCTCGTTGAAATCATCCTCGTACCACTTGAACAATTCCGTCAAGTAGAGGGTATCGCCTTGCATTTTCAGGTGGCGGTCGGTATTGAATGCGCGCCGGGTGCTCTCGGCCAGCAAGCGTTCAATGTTGTCAGCTGTATAGAGCGTGTCCCGCAGGGGCGGGCACCCAACAGAGGCACAGTTCACCGCAAAGTGAACCC from Marinobacter sp. LV10R510-11A harbors:
- a CDS encoding ParA family protein, which translates into the protein MNSWEQQQAFITDRNLDKKKFAPFLSMVDRRKSLHREFLDTPLKALKRLLVGYIPYASDVERMGEHRSAVSHFAPRSTAALAYRLMWNNMKK
- a CDS encoding META domain-containing protein, with product MIFRDDGQVVGHTGCNSLMGEYSVSEGKLGFLAMASTRMACSGDTTEGLMLDAMKNTADLVIEGDRMTLLNEQGDRLATLGAVYLN
- a CDS encoding cupin domain-containing protein, giving the protein MTLIKTMTGSLLAVALALPVMAADTPYKGDGHIMITPDELEWGPVGSMTGDAKIAVIEGDLSKKIPFTFRLKLPANYTLDPHIHSEYERVTVLSGTLNFGHGKTFNAGETQALTPGSVAIMAPGEPMFGHSGDEETIIQLHGTGPWGIEYINPEHDPRK
- a CDS encoding ADP-ribosylglycohydrolase family protein, whose amino-acid sequence is MARNPNVRIEPAWKVSHLYGMPCAFYHQLPAAWYLAARFNDDFENAVLHAINGGGQNQSQAMLTGALVGAQVGLAGIPQRLLDGLERADELQQLAHTLASQMQT
- a CDS encoding ADP-ribosylglycohydrolase family protein gives rise to the protein MNHESKSGESSRLINALAGGWVADAASLGLHWLYDSQRIHEVGGQSPEFLPPRADYFKGGFGYFAHEGKHSGDTSHYGAATRVLTDSLLASEGALDIRDYQRRFRAFFGPGGLWQGYIDNPTRVTLNNLSAIEQKAIEQAQSTTTAELTVKQKRVLVQKVLPYTRHLSGDQLAEPVRKAWQTPVPVPRWTRQVPATPTDAPATWAKPCR
- a CDS encoding ADP-ribosylglycohydrolase family protein, which produces MPVIFHILSHADSFTEAVRANIHCGGDSCGRAWIIGPAMAVLHGVGGERGIPLSWLARVTDAPAILTDIEALVNQTWTPKEQNHEQSGCPAH
- a CDS encoding IS5 family transposase (programmed frameshift); translated protein: MPRYRLTEELWSKLREILLQFSLYNKAGLRKTVEGILFRMRTGVPWRDLPDPFGKWNSVYKVFNHWSKKGIWKKLFNVLKTDSDLEWVFIDGRYVKAHQHSAGAAGGYDENIGKSWAGNTSKVHLAVNAYGLPEVFTMTGGHINDCTEAPTLIEKIDAAQVLIADKGYDSQIIRDKGEALGMSVIIPRKKNSIKGNKGLDWPLYKLRHLVENAFARLKHYRAVATRYDKLTRHYESIVSLACAFLWLPM